The nucleotide sequence CCCAGCACATAATGCACCGGGTCTTTGAAGCGCTGGCCGAACTGCTGTGCCTGCGCGTCCGTCAGCAAGGTGGTCAGCGTTGCCGCAATATCGCCATGGCCGTGTGCAAAGGCCTGGGCAGTGCGTTCCACCACAGCAGGCGCCGGGTTGTCGCCCAGGAAATAGGTGGCCAGCTTGCGTGCTATGAAATGTGCAGTGGCTGGCGAAGAGACAATGCGGTCCAGCGCCTCATTAACCTGTGCCATTCCCGCTTTTTGCAAAGGCTGGCCCAACAGCGTCTGCGGCGCATAGTCATGGCGATTGGGGTTGAACTCGAAAAAGCCCTGGCGCAGATAGTCGCCCTGGCGCTCGGCTCGCAGTTTGGGCGGCGGCGCATCGGCTTCCCGCGTGGTGAAGCCCACACCCGTCAGCACATGGGCCATGGCCTGCACATCGGCCTGTGTGTAGCCGCTGCCCACGCCCATGGTGTGCAGCTCCAGCAGCTCACGCGCATAGTTTTCATTGATATGGCCCACGGCGTTGCTGGCGTTGTCCAGATACAGCAGCATGGCCGGGTGGCGCAGGCTGGCGGCCAGCAGGTCGCGGAAATTGCCCAGCGCATGGGGACGAATGGCCTGCTCCTCATAGTCGCCCACCCACATGCGTACATCGCCCTTACGGGTGCTGACATTGAAGTGGTTCATCCAGAACCAGGTCATCTGCTCCTGCAACTGATGCGGCGAATACAGCGCCCGCCACAACTGGCGCTGCTGCGCTTCGGCACTCAGTTGATTGAGCTGTTTTTGCAGCTGCTGCCGCAGCTTTGCCGAGGCATCCGGGTCTTTCTCGGCCTGCAGCTGCTTTCGCTGCGCTGCAATATCCTGCTGAATTCGCACCATGCTTTGCTGGCTGATGCTCAGCGCATCGATGTTTTGCTGCACCGCAGCAGGCATGGGCTGCAGCGATGGAGTCAGCTGCGCGGCCAGCCACTTGCGCAGGCCCTGCTGCTGCAGCTGGGCCATGTCATGGTCTGTCGCGCCCCAGGTCACGCGGTCCAGCCACTGCTGCCGCTGCTGTGCGTTGAGTACATCTGGCAGTGCCGCCTTATCCAGCGCCTGCGCTGCCTGGGTGCTCAATCGGCCTGCGGGCACAGGGGTCAGGGGCGAGCACGCCGCCAAGGCCGCCAGCGCCAGGCAGGCCAGCCCGTAACGGGGAGATAAGCCGTGAATCAATCGCATGGATGAACGACCTCATGCCTTTGTTCGTCAAGAAACCCAGCATAGGCCTGCAAGCTGAACATGGGCTTGACGCTATCGCAGATCGCCGCCGCCATGTCGCGCAGCAGGTAAACAGCCGTTTGCAAACGTAAAAAGGGCAGAGCACTTGCATGCTCTGCCCTTTTCAAAAGCCTCAGGCCTTACTTCGCGGCGGTGCGGGCTGCGCAAGCTGCGCATTGGCCGTACAGAGCCATGGAGTGGTCCTGAATCACCCAGCCTTTTTCCTTGGCGATCAGGTTCTGGCGCTTTTCGATTTCAGCGTCATAGAACTCTTCCACCTTGCCGCAGCTGGTGCAGACCAGGTGATCGTGGTGCTGACCTTCGTTGAGTTCGTAAACAGCCTTGCCGCTTTCGAAGTTGCTGCGAATCAGAATGCCGGCCTGCTCAAACTGCGTCAGCACGCGGTACACCGTAGCCAGGCCGATGTCCGAGCGCTCGTCCAGCAGCACGCGAAACACGTCTTCTGCCGTCATGTGGCGCTGGGCACCCGTCTGGAAAATTTCCAGGATTTTCAGACGCGGCAGGGTGGCCTTGAGGCCTGTGCTTTTCAGTTCATCAATATTTTTCATGTCACTCGCTCTTGGTGGACTCAGGGCACACAAGCAGGGGCCTGCCGGATAACCCCGCCAAGCTTTACACCATGGTACGAGGGAATCTCCAGGGGCTGGCGGAGCCTGCCGCTACAATGAACCTGATCATATCCCTATGCCATTACCCATGCATGTTCAAGCCCGTAGCCGCGCAGGTCTGGCCCTGACGTTGGCAATCGCAGCGGCACTGGCCGGCTGCAACAGTATCGATGGTGCCGCGCACCGCGTTGCCAACTCCATCACCCCCTACAAAGTGGAGGTCGTGCAGGGCAACTTTGTGTCCAAGGAACAGGTTCAGGCACTGCAGCCCGGCATGAGCCGCCAGCAGATCCGCGACATCCTGGGCACGCCGCTGGTGACCAGCGTCTTCCACTCCAACCGCTGGGAATATGTCTTCACCATCAAGCGCCCCGGTGTGGACCCACAGGTGCGCAAGCTGACCGTCTTCTTCAATGGCGACAGCTTTGCCCGCGCCGAAGGTGACGAGATGCCGTCCGAATCTGAATTCGTGGCCAGCCTGCAAGGCATGAAGGGCAAACCCAAGGTGCCCCAGCTCGAAGCCACGGAAGCCCAGCTGGCCAAATACCCGGCCCGCCAGAATGACGACAGCGCCGAAGCCAGCAACAGCAACCTGCCCCCCGCTGCCGCCAGCTACCCACCGCTGGAATCGCGCTAAGCACACAGGGTTCAGTGCAAAAACAGCCTGAACCCCTTGTGCAGCTTGCGATGCACGCTCCTTTTTTTCACATGGCTGGTGCCATCACCCGCCATCGACTTTTCTGATTCTGAGTGATAGCGCCATGACCGCATCTCCCTCCTCCACACCCCGCCAGCGCGTTGCCGTGGCAGGTGCCTCCGGCCGCATGGGCCACATGCTGATCGAAGCCATTCTGAACAGCAGCGACTGCGAACTAGCCGCTGCGCTGGACCGCGCTGACAGCCCCTCCATCGGCACCGATCCCTCGGCCTTTCTGGGCAAGCCCAGCGGCCTGAAGATCGAAAGCGATGTGCACTCTGCACTGTCCAAGGCCGACTGCCTGATCGACTTCACCCGCCCCGAAGGAACGATGGAGCATCTGGCCGTGGCAGCTGACCTGGGCGTGGGCGTGGTCATCGGCACCACCGGTTTCTCTGACGCGCAAAAAGCGCAGATTGGCGAGTTTGCCAAGAAGACGGCTGTGGTGCTGTCGGCCAATATGAGTGCCGGTGTCAACGTCACCTTCAAGCTGCTGGAAATGGCCGCCAAGGCCTTGAAGGAAGGCGGCTACGACATCGAAATCGTCGAAGCCCACCACAAGCACAAGGTCGATGCACCTTCGGGCACAGCGCTGAAGATGGGCGAAGTCATTGCCGAAGCCCAGGGCACCAACCTGGCTGACCGCGCCGTGTATGAACGCTATGGCCACACCGGCGAGCGCAAGGCTGACAGCATCGGCTTTGCCACCGTGCGCGGCGGCGACATCGTGGGCGACCACACCGTGCTGTTTGCCGGTACGGGCGAGCGCATCGAGATCTCGCACAAGTCCAGCAGCCGCGCCGGCTATGCCAATGGCAGCCTGCGCGCCGTGGGCTACCTGGCCGACAAGAAAACCGGCCAGTACGATATGTACGATGTGCTGAACCTGCGCTGATGCGCTGATCGAAAAAGGGGCCCCGGTGGCCCTTTTTTTGTTTTTGGAGCGAGGTAGTCTCAATGTCCGCAGGAACATGGCAATGGCTGGCACAGGGCGACACCGTCACACGCGGCACAGCAGCGGTGATGCTGCTCATGTCCGTGCTCAGCTGGGTCGTCATCCTCTACAAGCTATGGTTCATGGCCCGCGCCCGCCAAAGCGTGCCCCGCGCCATGCAGGCCTTCTGGCAAATGCCCGACCTGCCGCAGGCGCAGACCCGCGTGCAGGCGCTGGATACACAAGGGCTGGTGCGCCCCATGGCCGATGCGGTGGCAGGCCAGGCCCAGGAAGCGCCAGGCGCCTCTCTGGGCCAGAACGCCGCGCCCGGCCAGCGCCTGATGCGCCAGCTGCGCGCCGCACTGGGCGAATCTTCACGCCAGCTGCAGTGGGGCCAGACCCTGCTGGCCACCATTGGTGCCACCGCCCCCTTTGTCGGCCTGCTGGGCACCGTCTGGGGCATACACCACGCACTGGGCACGCTGGCGGGCAGCGGTCAGGTCGATATTGCCCAGCTGGCTGGCCCCGTGGGTGAAGCGCTGATCATGACGGCCGCAGGCCTTGCCGTGGCCCTGCCCGCCGTGCTGGCCTACAACCTGCTGGGCCGCGCCGCCAGCACGCTGGAAGCCCTGCTGGAAGGCTTTGCCCACGACCTGCACGCCCAATTCGGGCAAAGCACAGACTGACCGGAGCCCCGCCATGCCATTCGGACGCATGAGCAGCCGCACCGGCAGCGACACCCCCATCAACAGCATCAACGTCACGCCGCTGGTCGATGTGATGCTGGTGCTCGTCGTCATCTTCATCCTGGCCGCGCCCATGCTGGCCGCCAGCCTGCGCGTGCAACTGCCCAAAGCCCAGGCCGCCACACCCAAAACCCAGGTGGCACAAGGCAATGCGCTGATGGTCGAAGTCAACCCGCAGGGCGAAATCTGGCTGCACGGCACAGCCACTGCCGATGCTGCAGTGCAGCAGCAACTGCAAGACCTGGGCCAGCGCAACCCGCAGGCCGAAGTCCAGTTGCGCGCCGACACCAGCGTGCCCTATGGCCGCGTCGTACAAATCATGGGCTGGGCCCATGCTGCGGGCCTCACCCGCATCGGCTTTGTGACCGACCCCAGGCCAGCAGCCACAGCCTCCACCACCACGCCTGCACGCTGACAGTGCCTGACGGTGCAAGGTGACCCGGGCGGCAAGAAATGCGCCCATCCCCTCCCCCATCACCGCCCCCATCACCACCCTTTCATTGCTCTGGCTCAAGCGTGCTGCAGATAGAAGCGGCTCCTGCGCCAATCCCGACCGGCGCCCCTTACGCCCTGCGCACAATGGTCAAAAGCCCCACGGGCCAATCACGTAACAAGTCCTTATGGGCAGGGCCTGATTCTGGCGTTACGATGGTCTGACCCGATTCAAGAGTGCGTCCCGAACTCTCCTCGGACACACTCCAGGGTACCCCGACAACTTTTCGCCGCAGTGGTGCGGCATTTGGTGACTTAGGAGGATTTGCATGCAAGTACAGGTTCATGCCGACGATTCCATCCAGGGTGGAGAATCTCTGGCTCAATGGGCGCAGGAGGAAATCAATACCAAATTGGCCCGCCTGAAAGAGTATGTGGTGCGTGTGGAGGTCTTTCTCACGGGCGTGGACGCCCTCAAGGCCACCGGCGGCCCCGGCAAGCGATGCGTGCTGGAAACCCGGGCCACTGGCCGTCCCCCCATTGCGGTGAACGCCGAAGCCGAAAAGGTCAAAGACGCTTTCAGCGCCGCGATTGAAAAGCTCAAACGTGCGGTGGAAACCGACCTGGACAAGGTCAAGGACAAGAATCTGCGCGAGAGCGTTCGGGGTGTGGATGACCCCAGTGCGGAGAACGCAGCGACGGCCTGATCGCCTTCGTTAGGCCTTCTCTCAAAACCATGCCACTCAGTTTTCTGGGTGGCATTTTTTATGGGAGGCTGGTTTTGGATGGAGCGGAGTCGAATATGCCTCTAGCGCTTATCTATCAAGCGTAAGCAGCTATCAAAATTATTCTTGTGAGTTTGCTTATTTCAGAGGCCGGGTCTCGCCCCGGCAGGCGACCTTCTTTTCTTGCTCGTGCAAGCAAAGAAGGCAAAAGAACACGCCCCGGATGTCTGCGTCCCTACGCTACGTTTCACTTCGCTACGGGCAAACCTGCGTCACGCAATTCATTCTGCGGTGCCGCCGAACTCGCTACGCGGCACGCCGCTGCGCTCAGACAAGCGGCGGCAAGTCAGTTCACGAAGCATTGGCACTCTTCGGTGCCAATGCCCGCAGCCTGAACCGCGTGCCACAGGCGCTGACACACGGGTGGATGCGGGCACGGACGGCCTGCAAGACTTGTGAAGAAATGAGCTTCTAGCGCTTATCCAGATTGCGGTAGCAGCTATCAATTCTGAAAGAAGCTATCCCGCATTTGGTATTGCCCCTTGTGCCCACGCCTGCGACGGCAAGTTCTTGGGGCTGGCAGTTGCACCGCAGAGTGCAACTGCATCGTCAACATATTTGCGGCAACTGTTTGAACGGAGAGCGAAGCTCGAAGTGAGTTTTGCCGCACAGCCTCAAGAGCTTGGCGGCGTAGGTTGCCCGCAGGCGAAGCCGGAGGGTCGGGGGAAGTAGGGGCTGGTGTTCTTTGCCTACTTTCTTGCACCAGCAAGAAAGTAGGTCGGCTGGCGGGCCGAGACCCGCCCTCTATCCGCGAATCAAGCATGGTGCTCAAATCAGCCTGTA is from Comamonas fluminis and encodes:
- a CDS encoding DUF1800 domain-containing protein, which produces MRLIHGLSPRYGLACLALAALAACSPLTPVPAGRLSTQAAQALDKAALPDVLNAQQRQQWLDRVTWGATDHDMAQLQQQGLRKWLAAQLTPSLQPMPAAVQQNIDALSISQQSMVRIQQDIAAQRKQLQAEKDPDASAKLRQQLQKQLNQLSAEAQQRQLWRALYSPHQLQEQMTWFWMNHFNVSTRKGDVRMWVGDYEEQAIRPHALGNFRDLLAASLRHPAMLLYLDNASNAVGHINENYARELLELHTMGVGSGYTQADVQAMAHVLTGVGFTTREADAPPPKLRAERQGDYLRQGFFEFNPNRHDYAPQTLLGQPLQKAGMAQVNEALDRIVSSPATAHFIARKLATYFLGDNPAPAVVERTAQAFAHGHGDIAATLTTLLTDAQAQQFGQRFKDPVHYVLGSVRLAYDQRVASNISPVLGWINQLGQPLYGYETPDGYAAGQSDWSSSGQMNSRFEVARQIGARGAVLFRSNARDPLETPPYPDLAQRSPVQARMGSLSAATRAALGQARNPADWNTYWLSSPEMMFR
- the fur gene encoding ferric iron uptake transcriptional regulator translates to MKNIDELKSTGLKATLPRLKILEIFQTGAQRHMTAEDVFRVLLDERSDIGLATVYRVLTQFEQAGILIRSNFESGKAVYELNEGQHHDHLVCTSCGKVEEFYDAEIEKRQNLIAKEKGWVIQDHSMALYGQCAACAARTAAK
- a CDS encoding outer membrane protein assembly factor BamE, encoding MHVQARSRAGLALTLAIAAALAGCNSIDGAAHRVANSITPYKVEVVQGNFVSKEQVQALQPGMSRQQIRDILGTPLVTSVFHSNRWEYVFTIKRPGVDPQVRKLTVFFNGDSFARAEGDEMPSESEFVASLQGMKGKPKVPQLEATEAQLAKYPARQNDDSAEASNSNLPPAAASYPPLESR
- the dapB gene encoding 4-hydroxy-tetrahydrodipicolinate reductase, which codes for MTASPSSTPRQRVAVAGASGRMGHMLIEAILNSSDCELAAALDRADSPSIGTDPSAFLGKPSGLKIESDVHSALSKADCLIDFTRPEGTMEHLAVAADLGVGVVIGTTGFSDAQKAQIGEFAKKTAVVLSANMSAGVNVTFKLLEMAAKALKEGGYDIEIVEAHHKHKVDAPSGTALKMGEVIAEAQGTNLADRAVYERYGHTGERKADSIGFATVRGGDIVGDHTVLFAGTGERIEISHKSSSRAGYANGSLRAVGYLADKKTGQYDMYDVLNLR
- a CDS encoding MotA/TolQ/ExbB proton channel family protein; this translates as MSAGTWQWLAQGDTVTRGTAAVMLLMSVLSWVVILYKLWFMARARQSVPRAMQAFWQMPDLPQAQTRVQALDTQGLVRPMADAVAGQAQEAPGASLGQNAAPGQRLMRQLRAALGESSRQLQWGQTLLATIGATAPFVGLLGTVWGIHHALGTLAGSGQVDIAQLAGPVGEALIMTAAGLAVALPAVLAYNLLGRAASTLEALLEGFAHDLHAQFGQSTD
- a CDS encoding ExbD/TolR family protein is translated as MPFGRMSSRTGSDTPINSINVTPLVDVMLVLVVIFILAAPMLAASLRVQLPKAQAATPKTQVAQGNALMVEVNPQGEIWLHGTATADAAVQQQLQDLGQRNPQAEVQLRADTSVPYGRVVQIMGWAHAAGLTRIGFVTDPRPAATASTTTPAR
- a CDS encoding HPF/RaiA family ribosome-associated protein, which codes for MQVQVHADDSIQGGESLAQWAQEEINTKLARLKEYVVRVEVFLTGVDALKATGGPGKRCVLETRATGRPPIAVNAEAEKVKDAFSAAIEKLKRAVETDLDKVKDKNLRESVRGVDDPSAENAATA